In Tenrec ecaudatus isolate mTenEca1 chromosome 4, mTenEca1.hap1, whole genome shotgun sequence, a single window of DNA contains:
- the LOC142446509 gene encoding olfactory receptor 4C11-like: MLLNNNVTEFILLGLTQDPAKKKIIFVLLLFFYLGTLVGNVLIIITLKTSRTLGSPMYFFLFYLSLSDTCFSTSIAPRTIVDALLKNSTISFNECILQVFSFHFFGCLEIFILILMAADRYVAICKPLHYTTIMSRRVCSILVAVAWVGSCVHSSVQIILALSLPFCGPNVIDHYLCDLQPLLQLACADTYVINLLLVSNSGAICTVSFVMLMFSYVIILHSLRNHSAEGRKKALSTCTSHIIVVILFFGPCIFIYTRPATTFPMDKMLTMFYTIATPLLNPLIYTLRNAEVKNAMTKLWSKKRISDY, encoded by the coding sequence ATGCTGTTGAATAATAATGTGACTGAATTCATTCTGCTTGGGTTGACACAGGATCCTGCTAAGAAGAAAATCATATTTGTCCTCTTATTGTTTTTCTACTTGGGCACATTGGTGGGTAACGTGCTGATAATTATTACTCTCAAGACCAGCCGAACACTTGGGagtcccatgtacttcttccttttCTACTTATCCTTGTCTGATACCTGCTTCTCTACTTCCATAGCCCCTAGAACGATTGTGGATGCCCTTTTGAAGAACAGCACCATCTCTTTCAATGAGTGCATTCTCCAggtattttcattccatttctttgGCTGTCTGGAGATCTTCATTCTCATCCTCATGGCTGCTgatcgctatgtggccatctgcaagCCCCTGCACTACACGACCATCATGAGCAGGAGGGTTTGCAGTATATTGGTAGCTGTCGCCTGGGTCGGGTCCTGTGTGCATTCCTCAGTGCAGATTATTTTGGCTTTGAGTTTACCTTTCTGTGGTCCCAATGTGATTGATCACTATTTATGTGACTTGCAGCCTTTGTTGCAACTCGCCTGTGCAGACACCTATGTGATCAACCTCCTCTTGGTTTCCAATAGCGGGGCCATTTGCACAGTGAGTTTTGTCATGCTGATGTTCTCCTATGTTATCATCTTGCATTCTCTGAGAAATCACAGTgctgaaggaaggaaaaaagcccTTTCCACGTGCACCTCCCATATCATCGTGGTCATCCTGTTCTTTGGGCCTTGCATATTTATATACACACGCCCTGCAACCACCTTCCCCATGGATAAGATGTTAACCATGTTCTATACCATTGCAACTCCTTTGCTCAATCCTCTGATTTATACGCTAAGAAATGCAGAGGTGAAAAATGCCATGACAAAGTTATGGAGCAAGAAACGGATCTCAGATTACTAA